The following are from one region of the Nicotiana tabacum cultivar K326 chromosome 3, ASM71507v2, whole genome shotgun sequence genome:
- the LOC107772904 gene encoding AT-hook motif nuclear-localized protein 10, which produces MSVGESNGVHASMQNLGSVSPFAADDRTATYNPLMQPVPSSTSPTPSFQVPAAGDPSVSVAALLNINPTSIEPAKRKRGRPRKYAPEGSTNPGMVSPPPPSQVAGSGFSSPPPPQAAVSAVKKGRGRPPGSGRKQQQLADIGSAAAGVGFRPHVITIKAGEDVLAKLMSFSQSSSQAVCILSANGSISNVTLWQAATSGGTVTYEGRFEILTLSGSFLLSESGGQRSRTGGLSVSLAGPDGRVLGGGVAGLLTAAAAVQVIVGSFSTEGQRQLKPGNSDAFGTPATLTSAARSPPSLGTLSESSGGTVSPHNQIVETSNNSPSGVANLPWR; this is translated from the exons atgtcaGTTGGAGAATCCAATGGAGTTCACGCATCAATGCAAAACCTGGGATCAGTATCACCCTTTGCTGCCGATGATCGTACGGCAACGTACAACCCTTTGATGCAACCAGTTCCCTCTTCCACTTCTCCGACGCCGTCTTTTCAAGTTCCCGCCGCCGGCGACCCTTCCGTCAGTGTCGCAGCTCTTCTCAATATAAACCCTACCTCAATTGAACCTGCTAAACGAAAACGCGGAAGGCCGAGGAAGTATGCTCCCGAGGGTTCCACGAACCCTGGGATGGTTTCTCCTCCGCCGCCGTCGCAGGTCGCCGGTAGTGGATTTTCGTCTCCTCCGCCGCCGCAAGCAGCTGTATCGGCGGTGAAAAAGGGTAGAGGGAGACCACCTGGTTCTGGCCGAAAGCAGCAGCAACTAGCTGATATAG GATCAGCAGCAGCAGGGGTTGGATTTAGACCACATGTTATTACAATAAAAGCTGGAGAG GATGTATTGGCAAAACTAATGTCATTCTCCCAAAGTAGCTCACAAGCAGTGTGCATTCTGTCAGCCAATGGCTCCATATCTAACGTAACACTTTGGCAAGCAGCAACATCAGGTGGAACTGTAACTTATGAG GGACGGTTTGAGATCCTAACTCTGTCTGGTTCCTTTCTTCTCTCGGAATCTGGTGGTCAACGCAGCAGAACAGGTGGTTTGAGTGTGTCACTAGCTGGACCAGATGGCCGAGTTTTGGGTGGCGGTGTGGCAGGGCTTCTTACAGCGGCAGCTGCTGTTCAG GTTATTGTTGGTAGCTTCAGCACGGAAGGTCAGAGGCAGCTAAAGCCAGGGAATTCCGATGCCTTTGGTACACCAGCAACATTAACATCAGCGGCCAGAAGTCCTCCATCACTCGGAACCCTAAGCGAGTCGAGTGGTGGGACTGTTAGCCCTCATAATCAGATTGTTGAAACTTCGAATAACAGTCCTTCTGGAGTTGCTAACTTGCCCTGGAGATGA